In Stomoxys calcitrans chromosome 2, idStoCalc2.1, whole genome shotgun sequence, the following proteins share a genomic window:
- the LOC106081825 gene encoding synaptosomal-associated protein 25 — MSSPNDKSHIKLEKLQKKNAEVADESVESTRRMFAYVAKSNEAGISTARHLNEQSEQLNRVEKVNDHIHDDMQEADEKLKSMQNCFARCMQALKVVSANDGSDNAWQNKDDETVVINQPQSANADRQERGVVRQPPKSGYIKRITNDAREDEMEENLGQVSSMMGNLREMAVNMGSELDRQNEQIDRINAKGDANSSQIDGANQLAKNILKK, encoded by the coding sequence ATGAGCTCTCCCAATGATAAATCACACATTAAACTTGAAAAGTTGCAAAAGAAGAATGCTGAAGTTGCCGATGAATCGGTAGAGAGTACCCGCCGCATGTTCGCCTATGTGGCGAAAAGTAATGAAGCTGGCATCAGCACTGCCAGACACCTCAATGAACAAAGCGAACAATTGAACCGCGTAGAGAAAGTCAATGATCACATACATGACGACATGCAGGAGGCCGATGAAAAATTGAAATCCATGCAAAATTGTTTTGCCAGGTGTATGCAGGCCTTGAAGGTTGTATCAGCAAATGATGGTAGTGACAATGCATGGCAGAACAAAGACGATGAAACTGTTGTCATTAATCAACCACAAAGTGCCAATGCTGATCGGCAGGAGCGTGGTGTTGTGAGACAACCACCAAAGTCGGGCTATATTAAACGTATAACCAATGATGCTCGCGAGGATGAAATGGAAGAAAATCTTGGACAAGTTAGTTCTATGATGGGAAATTTGCGTGAAATGGCTGTTAATATGGGCTCAGAGTTGGATAGACAAAATGAACAAATTGATCGCATCAATGCCAAAGGTGATGCAAATAGCTCACAAATAGATGGGGCCAATCAATTGGCCAAGAATATattaaagaaatga